The sequence CTATCAGGTAATATTTCTGCTACTAAGATCCCCTGGTCCTTTGTTTTGAGAGAATAAAAATCCTTAGTTGCCTTGTCCATGATCGGCCTATAGCGGAAACCTTTAAATGGGATCTCTGTCTTACCAAAATTTCCTAGAAATTTGCTGATCAAGAAGGAAGGAATTGCTCTGCCAGAGTTTTTGTCTCCGGAAAAATCGAAAAGTATTCCGCTTACTTTCCCTTTTTCTAATAGAACTTCTCCGTTTCCGTTTAATGTTTCGGTAGAGTTTACATCCAAAACGGGAAGTTCTACCATTCCTTGCGGGTATTGGTCCAGGTCCATGCTGATCAGAGCGCCTGAAGCCGATTGTATAGAACCTGAATTGTCCAGTTGGTAAATGGAAACCTGTCTAGGATAATCTATCTCTTTTTGGAATTCGAAAGGGGTTAGGTCCTTGAAGAAGTTCTCTTCTTCTATTTTTAATAATGCCAGATCGGATTCGAAGTCTTGTCTTGCAACGGTTGCCTTTGTCTCCGCATATGAAGAATATTTTTTAACTTCTATCAATGTAGAGTGGGCGAGTAGATGTGCAGGTAATAAGATTTTTTCGCCTGGTACGATGATCCCTACACCTCTTCTTACCTTTGGATTTTTCTTTTTCCAAGGGTTAAAATAGTCTGGTTCTTGGAAAGAGATCTTTACCTGGACTATACTCTTTTTATACTCTTCTTCCGCCTTTGCTTGAGACGCGATCCCGTTCGGAACTTTCTTAACGGAAGATTTCGGTTTTTTAGCGGATAGTCCTGCACTAAAAATACAAACGCTGATAATGACTAGAAAGATCTTGGATTTCACGTATTACTCCAAACCGTAGGTGCTTCTGATCTGGGAATCCGCCTTTTGGGTTTCCTCTCGATCCAAGATCAATGGGAGATCTATATTCAGAAATTTTAATTTTAAGAATTTGGACTTGGATTCTGCGGTAATCCTTTTCAGGTCGGCAAGGCTATTGATAGGTTCTCCGTTTACCGATTCCAAAACTAAATTCAGGAAATAATCGGAGGAAGAATTTACAGGATGAGCTAATTTCCTGTACAAAACCACGTCCGCCTTTTTAGTCCTGCCGATCCCATCTTCTATAAAATAATCGTATCTGTATAAGAACTGGCTTCCACCGGAAGTATTTCCGCTTCTGCTCCAAGCTCCCAGAAGATCTCTGGACATTTCTTGGAATAATAATCCGCCTATCATGGAATAATCGAAAGGAGTGTCGTACCTGTTTTTCATAAAATCGAAATCAGGCATTCTTTTGGCCTTGAATTCCACATCGATCAGTTTGCCGTTACGGAATACCTTGAATCGGATAGGCTCTCCGGAATACTTATCATCTACTGCTTCCGTAAAATCTACACGGGCATCTTTGTCTAATGTGATTGTCCCGTTCCTTCCGATTGCAAGGCCGTCTATCTCTGTAAGATAATCCCCTTCTTTCAAATATCCGTCCGCAGAACCGTTCGGAAGTATTCTGGATACGAATACTCCTTCTAACCCTTCCGGGATACCTTTAACTTTTCTGAGAGAAGTATTAAAAGAATTGAATGTTCCAATTCCGAGCTCTACATAACCGTCGTATCTTCCGTCTTCTATATCTTTCAGAAAATGACGGATTACCTTGGTAGGAATAAGATAACCGATATTTTCCCCTTTGGTAGCGACTTGGAAGGCAACTCCAACCACATTATTGTTCTGGATGGCAGGTCCTCCCGAGTTCCCTGGATTAATGGCAGCATCCACTTGCAAAACCAAGTGGCTGTCTACGGAAGAATGTTCGTATTTAGATTGTTCCTTTCTGGAAACGATCCCTCTGGTTACGGAAACTTTATTTCCACCGATCGGATATCCTACTACAATTAGAGAAGAATTCAATTCCGGAATTTCTCCCAAACTTAGATCGGTCGAATCCTTATAAAATTCGGGATCTTCCGCTTCTAGGACCGCTAGGTCGCAGTCGTGGGCCACATGTAAAATTTTGACCCTGTACCATTCCGTCTGGTTGTATCTCTGTACCTGGACGTACTTCGCATTTGAGATTACATGAGCATTTGTTAATATTCTCTTGTTCCCGATCAGAAACCCTGTTCCTGAACTTGCACGAACCCCGTCCGTGGCCCAGGGAGTGAATGCACTGAAGGCTTGGGAATATACTTTGATCTGCACGACTGCTTTTCGTACCTGATCGAAATCGCTTCTTTCTTCCGAGAAAAGGGGAAAGTGAAGGGAGAATACTAGTACAATAAGACCAGATTTCAGGAACTGCATGAGATGCTTAATGTCCTTCGAATTCACAAATAGAGAATACGTTTACACCTAAGTCGTTATTTAATTTTGTAGCTCCGCCTAGATCTGGAAGATCAATGATGACTCCGACTTCAGGAACTTCTGCGCCTAATTTTTGCAATAGTTGGACTGCGGCGATCATGGTTCCTCCGGTTGCAATCAGGTCGTCCATGAGTAGAATTCTATCTCCGGGAACTATAGAGTCTTTATGTATTTCGATTACATCTTTTCCGTATTCCAAATCGTATTCT comes from Leptospira johnsonii and encodes:
- a CDS encoding S1C family serine protease; the protein is MKSKIFLVIISVCIFSAGLSAKKPKSSVKKVPNGIASQAKAEEEYKKSIVQVKISFQEPDYFNPWKKKNPKVRRGVGIIVPGEKILLPAHLLAHSTLIEVKKYSSYAETKATVARQDFESDLALLKIEEENFFKDLTPFEFQKEIDYPRQVSIYQLDNSGSIQSASGALISMDLDQYPQGMVELPVLDVNSTETLNGNGEVLLEKGKVSGILFDFSGDKNSGRAIPSFLISKFLGNFGKTEIPFKGFRYRPIMDKATKDFYSLKTKDQGILVAEILPDSSADGILKIGDVILEFGGKKIDSKGYFQHPKYGKQVLSYIAHLGDEFGYQIGKQVPVKIIRSGKEEEVQLSLKPFPYSSIRIPHRNLGSKSEYYFDGGFLFVELSEGYLLEWGKDWRSKVDRKLLYTFDYHKFSTGDKKEGKFVLLSQVIPDESNQGYHEISGRLVDQVNGKPVQSILDISNEVKSSKSRYITISLDDGTDIVLDQESLASANQRIQKEYRIPKSAMGSR
- a CDS encoding S1C family serine protease; amino-acid sequence: MQFLKSGLIVLVFSLHFPLFSEERSDFDQVRKAVVQIKVYSQAFSAFTPWATDGVRASSGTGFLIGNKRILTNAHVISNAKYVQVQRYNQTEWYRVKILHVAHDCDLAVLEAEDPEFYKDSTDLSLGEIPELNSSLIVVGYPIGGNKVSVTRGIVSRKEQSKYEHSSVDSHLVLQVDAAINPGNSGGPAIQNNNVVGVAFQVATKGENIGYLIPTKVIRHFLKDIEDGRYDGYVELGIGTFNSFNTSLRKVKGIPEGLEGVFVSRILPNGSADGYLKEGDYLTEIDGLAIGRNGTITLDKDARVDFTEAVDDKYSGEPIRFKVFRNGKLIDVEFKAKRMPDFDFMKNRYDTPFDYSMIGGLLFQEMSRDLLGAWSRSGNTSGGSQFLYRYDYFIEDGIGRTKKADVVLYRKLAHPVNSSSDYFLNLVLESVNGEPINSLADLKRITAESKSKFLKLKFLNIDLPLILDREETQKADSQIRSTYGLE